GAGTTGCAACCATAAAAATAACAAGCAACACAAGTGCTGTATCAATTAACGGAGTAAGTGATATTTCCGGCGAATGGGGTAAACGTGACCTGCCTAAGCGTCCTTGGCGCATCATAAGCTCACTTCCATTGCTTTATCTTTAGACTTCATACTGTAAGCTACACTTGTATTTTCTTCGAGTGTAGTTACTTGGCGCAATATTAAACGGCAACTTTCAGTTAACTGCAGTACTTCAGTTTCAAGTATACGGACACGGTGTTGCAAATAATTAAACAACACTAAAGCAGGTATCGCTACAACTAAACCACTAAGCGTAGTAATAAGTGCTTCAGCAATACCGGGAGCAACAGCTGCAATATCAGCGCTTTTTTGCTGACCGATACCTATAAAAGCATGAATCAAGCCCCATACTGTGCCAAACAAACCTACAAGCGGTGCTGCTTGGTAACTAGTTGAAAAGACTGGCAGTAGAGCTTCTTCTTTTTGCAAAGTATCTTCTAACGTTTGATCAATATGAACCATTAGTATATTCCAGTCACTTTGCGTTAGTGTAGGCTTGGAGGTATCATATTTTTTAAGAGCCATTTTAAAGTCTAGCAAGTACTGGGCTATAAGATCGCCACCAAAAGTGTTTCGCACTGTTGCAGCACGCGCCAAAAGATCTTCT
This genomic stretch from Candidatus Dependentiae bacterium harbors:
- a CDS encoding MotA/TolQ/ExbB proton channel family protein, giving the protein MAMHNALWELINQTDIVSKGILLSMLGMSLACWSLALYKWMVLKAKIQQVRQARALIRNINNLEDLLARAATVRNTFGGDLIAQYLLDFKMALKKYDTSKPTLTQSDWNILMVHIDQTLEDTLQKEEALLPVFSTSYQAAPLVGLFGTVWGLIHAFIGIGQQKSADIAAVAPGIAEALITTLSGLVVAIPALVLFNYLQHRVRILETEVLQLTESCRLILRQVTTLEENTSVAYSMKSKDKAMEVSL